Genomic segment of Pochonia chlamydosporia 170 chromosome 1, whole genome shotgun sequence:
ATCAGCCCAAGCGGCACGTCGGGCTACCGCTCGAGCTCTCAAGGCAACGGCAGCTGGCGAATTAGCACAACTGGCAAGGCTGCGTTTAGAGTGTGCTGCGATACGCCGGAGAGTTTCCATTTGGAATTTTTCTGCCTCTGCCGTCTCAGCATGGCCATAGACGGTGGCGGTGAGAGCCAGAGCCGCCGTGAGGATGGATAGCATCATGTTCAAACAGTCTCTTAGCTTTACACAACGGAATGTAATTTACTGTTGATGAAGTCCGTAGCGGCTATTTGAGACGGCACACAACCCGACCCTCTCGAAATGGACCTTGTGTTGTTTTTATATCTACATCGTCGGCCGCTGTTCGTGCAGCGGCTGCCACTTTAGCATTCCAACTCATACTCTAAAGTACCTGCTACGATGTCggcatacctaggtagtctgGTACCCGGATGACTTATCAGGCCTGCTTCGGCAGGGACGCATCATCACATACAAGGGGGTCGGAGGGCACCACCACGGCGAGCTCTTTGAGCCTTTTACTCGGCAAAATTATCTTGGCACTGCAAACCCCCTCAAATAGCAACCTTGATCCCGTCCTCTGTGGATATCATGAGGGTATTGTTTCATTCATTGTAACCTCAGTTGTGACAACCATCCAATAGCCACGGGTCTAGTATGCCGGCAAGCACTTCTGTCACATGGCAGCTGTCCAAAATCGTCCGTTTGGCCAAACGAACCAATAGCCCGAGTGGGATACCAAAGATTCCGTATGttcaatggtgatgaataGCAGTGAAGGTTGAAGTTCggagggtgatgatgagttgtGGAGTTGGGTTGCAATGCAGGATTGACCTGGATAGCCTTGTTAGATGCCCGTGGTGGGTGACAAATTATACTGAGTGGATTGGATAAGAAACATTGGCAATGCGATTATTGGCTCATTTCAAGTTCAGTAACCTGAAATTCAGCAAAGCTCTGACACTAGTGTTTAATCTCTTATGCaaaagttgatgatgctttCTTGGCTGGGTAATTGAAATAGGTTCCGTGTGTGAAGGTCGACCGGGATGGCGTCACATGTGAAGTTCCCCATGAAGTTGAAATGGCACCACCTCCTGTTATGCAGCAGCATGAATATACAAACAAGTCAACATCCGCAGTACCCAACGCTGCAATACCATGATAAACTACCTCATCTTGTACAAGTCCGCGTATCGCACACAGTTAACCCAACTTGCCAGGAACAAAGGGGTGTCCTGCactcaaaccaccacaaacagCCCAAGCCTGTCCATTCACATAGCTGCTCTCATCTGAGCCCAGGAACAATGCCACCCTCGCAATCTCATCCGGCTGTCCGCCCCTCCTCGTAGGATTCAACTGcccaatcttcttctcgttgcCCCTTGCCCTCGCGGCCTCGTACACCGGTGCCGTCATGCCCGTCTCAATGAGACCGGGGCAAATGGCATTGACGCGGACCCCCGTACCGGCCAGCTGGTACGCGATAGTCTGGGCGAGCGACACGACAGCCGCCTTGGAGGCAGAGTACGGCGTAGAACCAGCGTTGGAGCGTAGACCAGCCACGGAGGCAGTTCCGATGATGGAGCCTCCGGATTGCGGCTTCGCAGACGAcgtcttcatcatggctggggCGGCATACTTGGCAGCCAAAAAGACGCTGTAAACATTAGCATATATCCACCACTCGATAGGGAAACTCGACATCTGTCGAATGGCAAGTCACATACCTAAGTGTATTTGTCCTCAAAACCTCCATAAAATCCGCATCGTTAAACTCCGTAAACACCACATTCAGCCCCGTGATACCGGCATTCGCAAAAAACACATCCAGCCGACCATATCGGCTCAGggcatcatccaccacagccttgaccttggcctcATCCGCCGCATCAAACTGCCAGACGTGGATGTCTACGGCTGGATACGCGGCGTTGATCTCCGCCTTGTGGGCAGCGAGGTTGCTATTCGCGTAGTCGCAGATGTAGATTGCCTTGGCGCCATTCTCGGCGAACTGGTGGGCGGTTGCGCGGCCGATGCCGAGTGCTGAATTTGCTCCTGGGGAGTGTGTTAGTGAAAGGTTGCATGATGGGTGAGGGAGGACTTGcctgtgatgatgacgactttCTCTTGGGCGCGGGGGGCGGCTGATTTGCCGGCGACTTTGGCGATGGGCGGGAGGTTTGGAggttggatgtggttggtgatggaggtgatTCTTTGGTCTGGGTTTGACATTTTGGAGGAGCTATTGGGACGGAACTATTGGGACATGAaggtggtttgggttgtggttggagatgcaattggatggagttgagggcTGGGGTTGGTTTGGGACGGTCTATGATGAGATTgactgattgattgatgtGAATCGTGAGTTGGGAGAATGTGTCGTGCTTTTGACCTGCTCGGCTGGATCAATGAGATGGCCATGGACtgggagcttgagcttggggGTGGAGTGGCGTTGGAGATCCGGGGCCGAGGTTCGAGGATGATGGTTCTGGCGTCTTACTGGATGATGTGTGGATGCCGGCACTGGGGAAGGAACGAGTTGCATTGGCTCCACTTGGATTTGATATGTGCGAGTGTATAGTTGATGCTGCTTATTGTTTTACATTTGTAAAATGATGCTGAATatttgttggagatgcaagTCTAGGTATTTGGATGTGAGAAAATACTTTTTGCCACCGACTTTAACATTTTATGTCGGATAGCTCGTGTTCGTGTCTTGCGGAAACATTGCAGGTTACTTGGATgcgagaacattgaagctgcCTGGCTACGTCAGTACATACACTGCGACTCGtagaccaccagacttggcattATCTGGAGTTACTAGATGTCGACTTGGAAGGCTTCCAAtcaagtaccagactgtaGATGAGAAGGATCAAGTATATCTCTTGGAACTTAAAGTAGAAAGTGCCTGTACTCGAATGTCTCcatgtacctaggtaggtactcAAGTATTCACATTCACAGCCAGGCAATTACATTCCCTCAGCCGCTCCTTCCTCGTGCTtaggtaggtaggtaacTACATGCACGTTATCAGTTTGCAGCTCTTGCCAAAAGACAGTTGACATGTGCAGCTCAACCTTCCATCAACTCTGTCTGTTGtatgtcttcaatgttgctccaTCAATCTATATTTCTGGTTCCTTCAGTATTCGCAGTCTAACCAATCCAGCCATTTTACCAATACATTTAGCGATTTCAATTGGTCTACTCAAGTATTaatttcttttctctctcctTTTTTACAAGCTTCTGGAACTTGACTTTAAATACGAGTCTCAGCCCTTCGTACCTGGCATCTTCTCCCATTTGGCATCACGAATCCAACGTCCTGTAGTCATGACACAGGGACCACTGATCCCTTGCTCTATATGCGAGTTTTCCATTGGCAGTCACGAGCCTTTTCCTACCGAGTGTTGGACATGTAAGTTTCGCATTTGTAAGTTAAGTTGGTGAGCAATATCACTCTACATTGCATAAGCCAGTTGACATGGTATCCAAAGTATACAAAACGAGATCCGGCAGACTCAGAGTAACGGGCGTGGGACTTTatgacaaccaacacttCGACCAATTCATGGCTCCTCAAGACTTCAACTATGACTGGAGCGATGCCGAACCGGAACAGATGATTCGAATTGGAGTATCGGAGCAACCCGCATTCAACGGCCGTCACGGCTTTCCTTTCCATTCAGCTTGTCATTATCTGCTGACAGAGGCTTACAAGCCTAGACCAGTACCATGGAGGGATCTGTTTGATCTCCTCTCTTCGCTTTCGTTCCCGCACAGAAATGTTTATAAAAATTGGCGTGCCAGCTTCCCAGATAAAAACGGGTGTCTGCTTACGACCGACAGCGACGACTGTCATTTGTGGGAGAACCGTTTTGACTACCATGCGTCTCATTATCACGGGGTGACCATAGCATCTCAAGATCCGGTGGCTACTTCTGAAGTCATGAGGCTTCAAATTCTGCCAGTGGGCGCAGGAGTAAGCTCACTAACTCGGGTTCTAAGAAGAACCATGCACCCGCGGCATCACATATGGGATCGCCGCAAGGATCCCTTCGCGGGCCTCCCAGAGGAAATTTGTGTCCAAATTGCATGCTTTTTGCCAAGCGCTGCTGCCTCACACGCTCGACTTGCTTCCCGAAGCTTTATGCCTATATATTCCTATTCCAGCTTTTGGGCCTCAAGGTTTTGGCCAACAGGAGACCGGTTTTGGCTTTTCGAGGCTCGGTCGTGGGGTCCTACTTCTTGCTGGCGGCTTCTATATCGTCGCACAAGCGCAGCCAATTGTCCTCGCGGGCTTCGAAACAGGCCAAGAGTCATGGGCCGGGTGCAAAACATCCAGACTCTTCTGTCTTCTCGTTGGGCCCGTCAACCATACCTGACATGGTCCAACGACCCGGACATAATTTGGATCGAGGCTGCCGCTAGCGTGAACGAAGACCTTCTTCGAAGCGGTCTGACCGAGTGCTGTCGAAAGACCAGCCAGGCAGTGGTAGCACTACCGCGACCACCTTACCGGTTGGTATTCTCGATGGCCGAAATTCGGGATGTTGCGTATATAGCTGGAATAAAAATAGTGCCTCTGCAAGACGGCCAAGAGGTGCAATTGGGATACTCCACCTCAAACAAAGAATCAACTTTGAGTGTTCGGAAAGAAATGATAGGGCTCAACGTGgctgcatcttcagcagGTATCCAGGGCATCAGATGTATTATGGATGGTGGAGAGGCAACGAAATGGGTTGGGAATTGTTGTGGACTTGCAGTCACACGGCGACTTATGGCGTGCGACAAAGTACGTGGTATCAAGGCTGGATTTGATGTACGCATGACCAATAGTCTCATACgctctctctccctctcccttTAGCTTGTCGACTTGCTATTGACAACTCTATAGGGATACAAGATGGTTAGTTTGGCAGTAACAGGCCCGTTGTCCGCTAACCCTCCATGGCGGGATTCAGCCTTCTGGTTTCCTTCCCCCCCTCTAAAAGAACTGCACCTAGTAAACGAACTTAGCTTCACATCAAGAGAGTCTGCTGCTTCGGCGTATCATCCTCTCTGCTGGTGCATGTTTACCGGGTGGAATGGATCTTGGCTCCCTCACTTGACGATAATGTCTGTAACGAGTACCTCGACATCAATCCGTGGCATCAGGTTTCGATACACTGGCAAAGCCGGGTCAAGTCCTAGATTAATAGGCAAAAGATCCAGACGGGGGCACGGAGACCGGCGCGTCGattttgacattgatggTCCTGGTGGAGAAATAATTACTGCCATTGAGGTATTCGTCCGTCCCTGGGACAGGGAACTCCTTGAAAGAGATTATGCTGGCAACAAGCTCATAGCATTTATGGTGCGTTTTGTCGGCATTTACTCTGCTTTCTTCACCATTTCCTTTTGCCACTGAGGCAATCTTGAGGCTGActattttttgttttttggtCACCTTGTAGGTTTTCACAAATCACGAACGACGATGTCGCTTTGGAATAGGAAAAAAGCACCTTTCTTCTTCCGAAGTCAAGAGACAGCGTATGGAAGCTCCCACAGGGTCTAAAATTACGGGACTCTACTATAGCCAGGTAAGCATCAAATCAAACCAGTTGAACTTGGCTGCTCAAATTCGGCAATTGGCGCAGCTAACTTGGGATTGGAGCACCTTGATGAAATCGTAGCTCTTGGGGCCATTTCCCAAGTTCTTCCGCCGCCAACGCTAGCAAAATGATGAATGTTTGTGAATTGGAGCAAGGagaggcaaggcaagcaaacGACCCCCAAAATccaaaaccaacaccaaaaccaaaacccCACGCACTGAGGGTGTGTCGAACAGTTAGCAGGCGATCCTCCACTTTAACAATCCATCAACGTGGGGGAGGGGAACTTGGGCAAGTTGGGGAACAGGTTGACATGGAGCGAGCGATTCGAAAGGAACTAGCATTTGCGGCGTCCCTATCTCCACCATCGGACATAAGGGTGTGGTTATGGTGTCCGGGTATTGACGTCAAGGCTTAGAAATAGAATAGGACCCAGATGAGCAAGCGAGTTATATAAGTATGTTAGCGGGTGTCAATGTAATTTTGTTGACGGTTCGCCTTTGCAATCACTCCACTGTCCCATCGTCAAGCAGACTCTGCAGCTATTTACCGCTCATCACCCATCATGACCAAGGTTCTCCTCACTGGTGAGTGAAACTAAATCATTGAAAGTGGTAACTGTAACGTATCAACTAACTGGTGAAACAATTCAGGCGGCTCGGGCTTCATTGCCGGTATGTTTATGACTCTTCGACTCCGGAATTGATGTTGGAGTCGAGGGGAAGGGAGCATCAGGATTGACTTCACCTTGAGTCTCCTCGACGTgcccctcctcctcttcctcgtctttgtCCCCTCCCCCACCCTCAACCACGTTCCGTCATGTCACAGATTGATTCCCTCACCCTTTACCATCACAAACAGGCTGGATAACGCCATAAACTAACCCGATAATGTGATAGCCCACATCTTGGACCAGCTCCTCAACAAGGGCCACCAGGTAATCACGACTGTGCGAACCGAGGAAAAGGCCAAGCCCATCCGTGAAGCGTACAAGGACAAGGGAGATCAGCTTGAAGTAGTGGCGGTGGGCGACATTGCAAAGGAGAATGCGTTTGACGAGGTCGTCAAGAAGCCCGGCATTGAGGTGGTGATGCACACGGCGAGTCCGTTTCACTTCAAATGGAGTACGTGAAGCGCCTAGTATTTTGCATTTCGCATTTGGCTCTTGATGAGGCACAAATCACACCAGAGTAGATGGCTAACCAGCAGAAACAACAGCCGACGCTCAAACGGAATTGATTGATCCCGCCCTCGTCGGCACCACAGGCATCCTCAAGGCCATCAAACGGTCCGCCCCAACCGTCAAACGAGTCATTGTCACGTCGTCATTCGCCTCCGTCCTCGACGAGGCACACCTCTCCGACGCATCCCACACCTTTACCGAACAGTCCTGGAACCCCGTCACCATCGACCAGCTGCACTCGTCGCCCGCCACGGCCTACCGTCTCTCCAAGACGCTCGCCGAGAAAGCGGCCTGGGACTTTGTCGCCCGCGAGAAGCCCAACTTTGACCTCGCCACCATTTGTCCGCCCGTGGTGTTTGGCCCCGTCGTGCACCACCTAGCCTCCCTGGAGAGCATCAATACTTCGAATGAGCGTGTTGTGTCGCTCGTCAGCGGCGGCTGGAACAAGGGGATTCCGGCGACGGGCCCCATCACCGTGTGGGTGGACGTGCGGGACACAGCGTTGGCGCACGTGAGGGCCATGGAGAGGGAGGACGCCGGCGGGAAGAGGCATTTGACGATTGGGGGCAGGTTTAAGAATCGTGATATTGCGGAGGTGGCGTGGAGGAGGTTTGCGGACCTGGGGGATAAGTTGCCGGAGAGGGATGTCGAGGGCGGAGGAGCGCCGAGCGCGAGTGAGAATTTTCGGTATAATAATGATGAGACGACGAGGGTGCTGGGGATGAAGTGGACAGGGTTGGATGAGAGTATTGGTGATTTGATTGTGTCGTTGAAGGAGCATGGGATTTAAGGCTGAGTACACATCACATGTAGAGTAAGTTGGGCAAACTGAGTAAACATTAGCCACTACTTGAGTACATGTCGTTATCGTACATTTCCATCCATATCTAAACTCCATTCTAACATTACGCCGTTCTGTATTCTCAAGCCAGGGAATCCAAACCATGCAACGCACGCAATCGCTAAATGCCATCTCATGTACATATCTCATATATCGTTCCCACACCCATTCATTACCTCTGAAACACATCACACAAAATCACCTCTTAAACGGCGAATACGTGCCCCCCAACCTCTCCATATCACGCTCATCCAGCCGCGGCCacctctccctcttctcctgcaCATCCACCGTCGGCGACCCAATCGCAATCCCAATCTCCTCGGGCCGCACATTCTCCAGCGGCACACCCCCCTCCAGCGGATTCACCTGCCAGTACTTGagcggcggcgacggcagCGCCCTCCTCGGCGGGGGGCCCGGCGACACCAGGCCGTTCACCACGTCCGGAATACTGACCGGCGTGGCGGGCGGGCTGGATCGCGATCCGGGGCCTAACGTGGAGGTTGTCGACGTGGAAGCCGCTGATTTATGCGCCTTCGGAAAGATGCTATACTTGGGGGTGGTGGCACCCAATATTCGCTGCGTGTCCGTAGTATAAAGAGCCATGTCCTTTGCGGAGGGCACATTCCCCAGACTGGATGGTTTCCCGCGCCGCGTATAAGTGTACGTCTTCTTGGGCATCTGAATCGCGCCCTCACTCCGGGTCGTCTGATGGAACTTGCGGTCGCCGAGGCGCGGGGGCGCTCGCAGATCCCGCTCAGGTGTATACGGCATGTCTGTGAGATGGGGGAACGGCGAGAGGCCAGGGgagttgaggatggtggAACTGGCGTTTACGCTGCTGGGTTTGTGGTCGGTGGTTGTGACAGAGGGCGGCCGTGGTTTGTTTCTCTTCTGCCGGACTTTCAGGGTGATTATGACGACGGCTAGGCTGATGAGGACGGCGCCTGCTACCGCGCTGAGAACAATGGTTGCAACGACGGCGGTTGAGAtgctggatgaggatgaggtgggagaaggagaaggagaaagctggggaggaggcggtTCAGCAGAGGTCTTGTATTCCGGTGGGAGGTGAGAATTGACGTCTTTGTACGGCATGTTTAGAGGGTTGTGTCCATGTTGGTTTTGTGTTTATTTGACTGTGTGCGTGcgtcgtcgttgttgttATGTCTGCATCTGCGGTGTCGTCTGAGCGGCTGTTGTATATGTAGTGTAAGTTTTCCGCATCcgtctctttttttttgtccgTGTATTTTCATGAGATATGAGCAGAgtgagaaaaaaaaaaaccaacCTGTTTACACGTACACGCACGGCCAATCCATCACCCTCCCCGTCCATTGGATTGCTGCGGTCCAAAACCCTGTGTGGTCCTCGCGTTTCAACGCAAACGCATTCGCATTTGCGTTTGCATTTGCGGTGCTCGGTCGTTGCGCTTCGACCTGTGCGTCTGAGTCTGCATGCGCTAGATTGTGCTTGAGCGTCGACTTTTGAGTGCAGACACGCACATTCACGGGCAAGTCGAGTGGTGCcggaagaagacgacgacagtTTTGGTGAGGATTGTTGGCTTTTGCAACGCATGAATCTGGATGTGGCTGTGGTTCTGCCTCTTCTTTTGTTGCATTCTGCCTCCCCTTCGGACTGGCTGCCATCCCTGCTTGCCATCTGAACTTTTTGACACTTGACCTATTTTTTTTAAAATGACACTCGGGTAGCAGTGTCCGAAATGTGACTTGTGCTTGGGTACAGGTATTCTGGTCCACAGTCTTCAAACCGAAACGGCATCAGTGCCACTTTCGTTTTGAGACGAAAGGGGGTGTTGTGCCTGTTTCTGTGTCTGAAATGGGAAAATGGCCAACTTGAATGAGTGAATTCCATTCAGGGTATTTGTGACAGAAAAATCTGCCTGTTGACTATGCGCTTTTCAAACGGTTGAGGCGTCGAGTCACGAAGCATTGAATATCGTTTTTCTTGGCATCCTGACTCGGGAATACGACAGCATAAACCACCTAATAACCACTCTGCGCAGtaacaaaaaggaaaaaaaaaataaagaaaGTCGCACCACATGCCCACCGTTCAATACATCAGCAACTACGTCAGGAAGATGTTGTTTCCGCCTTGGCATCATATACTCGTCATCAAGGGCGATAAAAACCCCTGCGTCAGGCACGAAAAAGGGTTCCCAAAGGTGTACACTGGGAATGTGAAAAATTTGGTTTGTGCCACGGACAGAGCCAATTATTTGTGCTGCTGCGCGATACGATGTGTACTTTTTCACGAAAATCAGGAAAACGGTAAAACACCAATCGGGAAGCGTGGACGTGTGTGACAGAATCTGGGAGACAGCAGCTGGAAGCTTGCATATGCGATGGAGACACAGAGAGATCTGATTCTTGTCTCGTTTGGGGGGGGTTGTCTGATTGAGATTTCTGGTGGGAGAAGTTGACGTTATTGTTGCGACGGAAGCGGTTCAGGATGAGGCATCAAGATGAATTCTAATGACGTGTTTTGATCAAATGGATGGGAGTGCTCGCGCGCCGCGTATAATTTGGCGGGCGATGAATGAATGCATGTCCAGAGTATCGTGCGACAAGATGGTTCGTGGCAGACATCTCTGAGTACATCGGGACATGCACgagaaaagaagagggaaaaaagaaaatataaAGCGAAAAAAAGGGCAcataaaaaataaaaatgaaaataaaaTTAAAATTAAAAATAAACAAGTCTAgtctcatcccatcccaaCATCAATCTTCACCCGGCTTTCAACATCATGCATCTCACTCCATGTCACTCACTCACTGCACCCGCAAGCCACCGCCTCTTTACGCCCGCAACGTGGCATCCAGACGCAATTTCTTCCAGCCGTGCTTCCTCTCgactccatcatcatcaaccctGTTCCTGGTCCCTTCACTTCACTTTTGCAAGGCAGATACGTCCGTCGACGCAAAGAAAATATGCATTGTGTGGTATATAACCCAAAGCCGTAAATGTACAACGGGCCAATCGGCCTCCAGTCCGCTGCTTATTTTTGCACAGAACACATGCTCTTAATGGATGTGATGGATCAACCTagagccaaaaaaaagtCCCCAAATTTTCCAGTGTCCAGTGCCCTGCCTCATGCCCGTCCGATATGCCCCATATGCCTGTCCCTTGCCTCTTTTTAGAGCCTGTCTGCTTGCCTTGATGTCGTCTCACGGTCTCAGTATTAATGCTCCAATGAAACCCCTCCTGTAGACAAGAGCTGGCCGCTTCTCACCAGTTCAACCTGTGGCTTAGTCGCTTTTGATCTCTCCTCAAAACACGATGCGGATGAAACAAACAGATTGCTCTTCAAAAAGGATCTGCACCGGCAGACCACATCTCCTCGGCCTCCACTCACGCCTGCATCTCACTTGATCGTGATACTTCAGCTGTCAGCTGCAGATGAATCTGCCTGCGCTGGAGGTGGTGCCTCCGACTCTGGTGGCTGCGGATGCGGAACGTTTCCTAGCCCGGGTGGCTGAGGTGTGTCTGAGGGAATTGGCAACACCAGCGGGCCCTTGGGAACAATACTTCGTCCCGGCAGCTTCTCTCCTCGAATCACCATCTCCAcctccttcttgtccagcgTCTCATACTGAACAAGAGCCTGCGCCAAAAGGTCGAGCTCTTTTCGCTTCTCCGTAAGCAGTTTCCTCACGTCCTCGTACGACTTCTTCAGCGTCTTCTGCACTTCTCCCTCAATAATGGCTCGGGTTTCAGAGCTCAGGTTTTCGTATCGTCTGCCGTATTCCACTGGCCCCAGCGCATTCGACATGCCAAAATTGGTAATCATCATGAAGCTGAGATCCGTAGCCTTTTCAAGGTCCTGCAATATGCAATGTCAGCCCAGGCCCCGAtacacatacatacatacatccACAAAACTAGTCAACTCCCTCCCACACTTACATTTGAAACTCCAGACGTAACCTTGTCGTCACCATATCGCATCTCCTCGGCCATCTTTCCACCAAGCAGCACACGTATGTTCGACATGTACTCGGCCGCAGTGTATGAGTACTTGTCCATTTGCGGCACATGCGCAGTGTGACCAAGCGACGGGCCCTTGGGTAAGATGGTGACCTTGTACAGTCGACTGGAGCTGTCCTTTTCAAAGAGTTGCACGAGTGCGTGGCCAGCTTCGTGATAGGCTGTcatttccttttccttttccgTGACAACCATCGACTTCCTCTCTGCTCCCATAGTAACCCGATCAAACGCCCAATCCATGTCGTCCTTTGAAACCATTGTGGCTCTGGCCCTGCTGGCTCGAAGAGCGGCGAGATTGAGCATGTTTTCGAGCTCTGCACCAGATCTCCCCGGAGACCGGGCAGCAATAGCGTCCAAGTCAACATCGGGTGCCGCCTTGATCTTCTTCGCGTGGTGCTTCAGAATAGCCAGGCGCCCGCGAACATCCGGGAGGTCTACGTTAATGTGACGATCAAAACGGCCAGGTCTAGTCAAAGCCTTGTCCAGCAGATTTGGCAAGTTGGTAGCgcccatgatgatgattttggTGTCTTGGTCGAATCCATCGAGTTCCGTCAGCAGCTGATTGAGAGTCTGCTTGGCATGTGCCTGGTCTCGAGGATTTCGCTTGCCACCAATGGCGTCCAGTTCGTCGATGAAGATAATCGCTGGAGACTTGGCTTTGGCCGCAGCAAAAAGCTCCCGAACACGCTTGGCCCCCACGCCCACAAAGATTTCGTCAAATTCACTTCCGGACATGTAGAAGAATGGTACACCAGCTTCACCAGCCACGGCGCGAGCAAGCAACGTCTTTCCGGTTCCCGGGGGGCCGACAAGCAAGACGCCTTTGGGGAGCTTGGCACCCAAGTCGGAAAAGTTTTCCGGGTTCTTGAGAAATTCGACAACTTCCTGGagctcctccttggcctcgtcgCAGCCATGGACGTCGCCGAATCGCGTAGTCTGCTTCTCAGCCTTTACCTCGGAATCCGTCTTGGCGCCAGGTCCACGTCGGAACGTACTGAGTGTCTCGATAAGAATGGTGACAGCCGCAAAACAAAGATATGTAACCACGACAAATGTCGCAAAGAACTTGACCCAGCGGAAGATAAGTGACCGTGTTGATTCTTGGACAACAACATGAATCGGCTCCCCCTTGCCGCCTTTGGATGCACCGGCGCCGTATGAACTACCCGAAACAGCAGCATTAGCAATGGCCTGCTCCTGCGTAGTCCATTGCCCTCTACCATATCCAGACGGCGCCGATGGCCCCGCGGTGGCATTGGTGCCCGCATTAAGTGCTGCCAGAGCCTTCTTGTACGCATCTTCGGTGGCCGCGTTTGTTGCAAATCGTCCTGACTGGTATCGCTCGACTAATATGCCGGGCATGTTCGCCctgaggaggagctggtAAAACGCATTTTGcatgttggcattgccagcGTTTCGATTCGCAGACTCCTCGACAGTAGCTAATTGGTTCCGGGAAATGCCGTTGGAGCTGCCAAACCCTGTGCCAAAGCCCCTCTGTTGCATTGCCACACCTCCAAACTGCAACTGCTGCAGACGCATTGATGCAAACGGGCGCCATTGTGCTCGAGGAACAAATCCCTTAATTTGGAACTGCGGCTGCCGCAAGACGGGGTTCGCCGCCCGCAGACCAACTTGAGAGAGCGTAGATACGGTGTTCTGAATATTCATTGGCGCGGTATTTCTCGGTAGAGCGGGGAGAGTAGATAGTGATGGAGTCGCATCCCGGATGAAAT
This window contains:
- a CDS encoding 3-oxoacyl-(acyl-carrier-protein) reductase (similar to Metarhizium acridum CQMa 102 XP_007806415.1), with translation MTTGRWIRDAKWEKMPGANSALGIGRATAHQFAENGAKAIYICDYANSNLAAHKAEINAAYPAVDIHVWQFDAADEAKVKAVVDDALSRYGRLDVFFANAGITGLNVVFTEFNDADFMEVLRTNTLSVFLAAKYAAPAMMKTSSAKPQSGGSIIGTASVAGLRSNAGSTPYSASKAAVVSLAQTIAYQLAGTGVRVNAICPGLIETGMTAPVYEAARARGNEKKIGQLNPTRRGGQPDEIARVALFLGSDESSYVNGQAWAVCGGLSAGHPFVPGKLG
- a CDS encoding ATP-dependent metallopeptidase HflB (similar to Coccidioides immitis RS XP_001247807.1), translated to MAFYGVPALASVAAEAWPSIANSLATPWRSATLPAQRSETRPVSDAKGARSSLGDKASSAQLPDFIRDATPSLSTLPALPRNTAPMNIQNTVSTLSQVGLRAANPVLRQPQFQIKGFVPRAQWRPFASMRLQQLQFGGVAMQQRGFGTGFGSSNGISRNQLATVEESANRNAGNANMQNAFYQLLLRANMPGILVERYQSGRFATNAATEDAYKKALAALNAGTNATAGPSAPSGYGRGQWTTQEQAIANAAVSGSSYGAGASKGGKGEPIHVVVQESTRSLIFRWVKFFATFVVVTYLCFAAVTILIETLSTFRRGPGAKTDSEVKAEKQTTRFGDVHGCDEAKEELQEVVEFLKNPENFSDLGAKLPKGVLLVGPPGTGKTLLARAVAGEAGVPFFYMSGSEFDEIFVGVGAKRVRELFAAAKAKSPAIIFIDELDAIGGKRNPRDQAHAKQTLNQLLTELDGFDQDTKIIIMGATNLPNLLDKALTRPGRFDRHINVDLPDVRGRLAILKHHAKKIKAAPDVDLDAIAARSPGRSGAELENMLNLAALRASRARATMVSKDDMDWAFDRVTMGAERKSMVVTEKEKEMTAYHEAGHALVQLFEKDSSSRLYKVTILPKGPSLGHTAHVPQMDKYSYTAAEYMSNIRVLLGGKMAEEMRYGDDKVTSGVSNDLEKATDLSFMMITNFGMSNALGPVEYGRRYENLSSETRAIIEGEVQKTLKKSYEDVRKLLTEKRKELDLLAQALVQYETLDKKEVEMVIRGEKLPGRSIVPKGPLVLPIPSDTPQPPGLGNVPHPQPPESEAPPPAQADSSAADS
- a CDS encoding NAD dependent epimerase/dehydratase (similar to Metarhizium acridum CQMa 102 XP_007806417.1), whose translation is MTKVLLTGGSGFIAAHILDQLLNKGHQVITTVRTEEKAKPIREAYKDKGDQLEVVAVGDIAKENAFDEVVKKPGIEVVMHTASPFHFKWTDAQTELIDPALVGTTGILKAIKRSAPTVKRVIVTSSFASVLDEAHLSDASHTFTEQSWNPVTIDQLHSSPATAYRLSKTLAEKAAWDFVAREKPNFDLATICPPVVFGPVVHHLASLESINTSNERVVSLVSGGWNKGIPATGPITVWVDVRDTALAHVRAMEREDAGGKRHLTIGGRFKNRDIAEVAWRRFADLGDKLPERDVEGGGAPSASENFRYNNDETTRVLGMKWTGLDESIGDLIVSLKEHGI